The DNA window GCTTTGCCTTTGACATGAACGTGGCCTGTTCTTCGGCCACCTTCGGCATTCAGGCGGCCGCCGATATGGTGCGCGCCGGCAGCATCCGCAGCGCGCTGGTCATCAACCCTGAGATCTGCTCTGCACATCTTGAGTGGCGCGACCGCGACTGTCACTTTATCTTCGGCGACGTGGCCACGGCCACGCTGATCGAGCGCAGCGATGACGCGCAGGGCCCGTATTTCGAAATCCGTTCGACCCGGTGCGCCACGGAATTTTCCAACAACATCCGCAACAACAACGGCTATCTGCGCCGGTCGCGCCCGGCGGGCATGGCCGACCGCCGTGATATGCAGTTCATGCAGAACGGGCGCAAAGTCTTCAAAGAAGTTCTGCCAATGGTTTCAGAACACATCGCGGCCCATCTTTCTGATGAGGGTGTCGGGGCGGAGGCGCTCAGGCGGTTGTGGCTGCACCAGGCCAACAGGACCATGAACGATTTCATCGGCCGGAAAGTTCTGGGCAGAACGCCCGAGCCCGGCGAGCAGCCCAACATTCTGCAGGATTACGCCAACACATCCTCCGCCGGGTCGATCATTGCGTTTTCGAAATACTCAGATGACCTGCAGGACGGCGACAACGGGCTGATCTGTTCCTTCGGCGCGGGCTATTCGGTGGGCTCTGTGCTGGTGCAACGGCGCGGGTAATCCGGCCGCGCCGGGTCAGGCGCCGCCGTGATCCTCTTCAAGGTGCAGCTTCATATCAACCAGCACCTTTTGCAGCATCGAGGTTTCCTTGAGCAGCCTGCGCGCCTCGTTGACGGTGATTTTACCGTCTTCCATCGATTGCTGATACTCTGCCATCAGCATGGCAAAGCGCTGGCTCAGCGCAATCACATCGCTGTTCACTCCGCCCGGGCGCTCATCGTTGGGACGGCGTTCATCATATTGCAAAGAAGTGCCTGACAGTTCGGCCAGTGCGCCTGTGACATGCGGATAGCTCGCGGCCTTCTCCAGCAGTGCAACTGTCTCAATAGGCATGAAACGGTCGGCGTGCTCGTCATGGTCGGAATAATACCGTCCCAGAGTTGCTTTTGACTTTCCCGCCAGGCTGCAGGCCTGCTCGATGCCGACGTCTTTGACCAGGGCTTCGGTGTGTTTCTTAAGATACCGTCCGACTGCGTTCATTTTTCTTACCTTCCAGTCCGCAGTAAAACCAATTTCACCGGGGAAAACCATGCTGGGTTTTCCCATTAATCAGATGTCAGGGAAATGTCATTTATAAAAGCACTCCCACCTGTTGGGGGATTATGAGTAGCCGGCGTTCCCGCCGCCGGTCTTTGGGTAGGAGCCGCGTTGCGTGCTGCCGATGTGGGACAGGCAGGCCGGTGCGAACCGGCGTTCACGCAGCGGCTCTTTT is part of the Roseobacter ponti genome and encodes:
- a CDS encoding beta-ketoacyl-ACP synthase III, which produces MYQPAITGTGVFTPENVITNAELVIAFNAYADLYNSENAAAIAAGEAEPKEHSSEDFIVKASGIEQRYVIDKTGVLDPRVMHPLFRQRADDEPSLMAEMGLDAARKALAAAGKDAGGVDLVICAASNMERAYPAVAIEIQQLLGCGGFAFDMNVACSSATFGIQAAADMVRAGSIRSALVINPEICSAHLEWRDRDCHFIFGDVATATLIERSDDAQGPYFEIRSTRCATEFSNNIRNNNGYLRRSRPAGMADRRDMQFMQNGRKVFKEVLPMVSEHIAAHLSDEGVGAEALRRLWLHQANRTMNDFIGRKVLGRTPEPGEQPNILQDYANTSSAGSIIAFSKYSDDLQDGDNGLICSFGAGYSVGSVLVQRRG